The Streptomyces halobius genomic interval CACTTCTCGAAGATCACGGCATGCCGGTTGTTGTTGTCGCCGGCCGCGTCGATGAGCAGGTCACCGGGCTTCAGCTCGCCCACCGAGATGGGCCGCGTGATGCTGCGGTTGGTGGCGAGGCCCACGGTGTTGGTGCCGGGCGTCGGCAGGCCGAGCGCCATGGACACATAGCCGGAGCAGTCCTGTCGGTAGCCGTCCTTCCAGACCTTGGCCTGGCTGTACGGGACTTGGGCACCGTTGTTGGCGGTGAGCCAGGCGGCGGCGCGGTTGAGCATCTCCTGCCGGGAGCCGCTGGGCTGCGGGGGCGGCGGGCCGTCCTGGACCGGCACGCCGGGCAGCCGGTCCTGCGGTATGTCCACCGCCACGACGCTGAGAAAGCCCTTCACCGGGCCGGTGATATGGGCCATGAAGGTCGAGCAGGCGTTGCCCTCGCACACCTTGCGGCCGGTGTCGACCTGGTAGTCCGCGGTGATCCGGTCCTGCCCGGGGGCGGACTTGTTGATCATTCCTACGGAGGGCGAGTGGACGTCCGCGCTGGCGTGCACCACCCAACGGGTGCCCCAGGTGGGGAAGTCGGCGGCCGCGGCCTGGCGTATGGAGCCAATGTTCGCGCCGCGGGCGGTGGGGGTGGAGACGGTGTCGCGGGAGAGCGCGGTCTTGGTCCCCGTCCGTCCGCCGGCTGCCGTGTCGGACGGCTCGCCGCCATGGGCGAACCCCGCGAACCCGGCGACGCCGATGCCGGCCGCGGCGACCGTGGGGAGCACCTTGCGCAGCACGGTCCTGCGCAAGGGGGAGCGGCGTCGGTGGGCCCGGCCGTCCGTGCTCCGCATGGTGTCGGCAGGACTTGTGGTGTCCACCGGCTGCGTGGTGCTGTGCTCGTGCATGACGATTCCCCTCCACGTCTGGCTGTTGGACGCCGCCCGGTCGGTGGCGGCGTTTCACGTGAAACATCGCCGGTCACGTGAGTCGTCGCCGGACGGTCGGGGCCGCGGCGACGGGACCCATCGTGTGGTGGGGTACGGCAGTTGATCGGCGTTTCCGTGTCCCATGGGACGTCCCATCCGCGCGCACATCTGTGACCTGCGAAGGCGTCAGGAGCGCGGGTCGAGCGTGGGACGCCGGACCCGGGCCGGCGGGACATGACGGGACGGCCCGCCGCAGGGGGGAGCCGTCCGGACACGCCGAAGGGCGCCTGTTAGGGGATACGGGCGCCCTGGTTCGTGGAGGTGTCGGCAGGTGATCTACCACTATCGACTGCTGACCTACGGCGGATCTGCGGGGGATCTACGGCGGATCTGCCGCCGGTGGCCTACCAGCTGGCGGCGTCGCTCGGGTTCGGCTGCCAGTACGTCACCCATGCGCTGTCGTCGACGTACACCGAGCCGCCCGGCAGCGGCACGTGTGCCGAGCCGCCGACGCTGCCCTTGCCGTCGCGTCCGGGGAGGCCGGCCGTCAGCGACGTCCTCGTGCCGCCGTGGTGGCCGGAGCCGTCGGCGGCGGAGGTCATCACCGCCGCGTAACCGCTCTCGCCGGGGGCGAGGGTCACCACGGCCTGCGGTTTGCTCTCGGGGAGATCGGCGACGGAC includes:
- a CDS encoding NlpC/P60 family protein produces the protein MHEHSTTQPVDTTSPADTMRSTDGRAHRRRSPLRRTVLRKVLPTVAAAGIGVAGFAGFAHGGEPSDTAAGGRTGTKTALSRDTVSTPTARGANIGSIRQAAAADFPTWGTRWVVHASADVHSPSVGMINKSAPGQDRITADYQVDTGRKVCEGNACSTFMAHITGPVKGFLSVVAVDIPQDRLPGVPVQDGPPPPQPSGSRQEMLNRAAAWLTANNGAQVPYSQAKVWKDGYRQDCSGYVSMALGLPTPGTNTVGLATNRSITRPISVGELKPGDLLIDAAGDNNNRHAVIFEKWNNDAHTSYTAFEQRGGHGTDHRTLTYGLPGGDAEFKPYRPVQFGD